In Micromonospora sp. WMMD980, the following are encoded in one genomic region:
- a CDS encoding bifunctional oligoribonuclease/PAP phosphatase NrnA produces MAAAGPTDADWAAAVAAVRELPADARVLLVCHVNPDGDALGSMLGFALGLRRLGVRRLQASFPGPAGVPEPFRWLPGVELLVAQDDADPAPDLLICFDAASESRLGDLADRLATAGAALVLDHHASNTGFGTVNLVDPRAAATSVVALGLLDRLGVTLDAPMATGLYVALTTDTGSFRFEATTPAVHEMAARLLATGIRPGDISRRVFDTRPFGAVRLFGEVLGRATLEPAAAAGHGLVWTYATRDDLSRHDQPAYVLEALIDSVRCTAEADVSCVVKQSGEAEWAVSLRSKGAVDVSRVAVGLGGGGHRFAAGFTGHGPIDGVVAGIRAALPAAVLTARP; encoded by the coding sequence GTGGCGGCGGCCGGCCCCACCGACGCCGACTGGGCCGCCGCCGTCGCGGCGGTGCGCGAGCTGCCTGCCGACGCGCGGGTGCTGCTCGTCTGCCACGTGAACCCGGACGGGGACGCGCTCGGCAGCATGCTCGGCTTCGCGCTGGGCCTGCGCCGGCTCGGCGTACGCCGGCTCCAGGCGAGCTTCCCCGGACCGGCGGGCGTCCCCGAGCCGTTCCGCTGGCTGCCCGGCGTGGAGCTGCTGGTGGCGCAGGACGACGCCGACCCGGCGCCGGACCTGCTGATCTGCTTCGACGCGGCGAGCGAGTCCCGGCTGGGCGACCTGGCCGACCGACTTGCCACGGCGGGCGCGGCGCTGGTGCTCGACCACCACGCCTCGAACACCGGCTTCGGCACCGTCAACCTGGTGGACCCGCGCGCGGCGGCCACCTCCGTGGTGGCGCTGGGGCTGTTGGACCGCCTCGGGGTCACGCTCGACGCGCCGATGGCGACCGGGCTCTACGTGGCGTTGACCACCGACACCGGCTCGTTCCGTTTCGAGGCGACCACCCCCGCCGTGCACGAGATGGCCGCGCGCCTGCTGGCCACCGGCATCCGGCCGGGAGACATCTCCCGAAGGGTGTTCGACACCCGCCCGTTCGGCGCCGTCCGGCTGTTCGGCGAGGTGCTCGGCCGGGCCACGTTGGAACCGGCGGCCGCCGCCGGGCACGGCCTGGTCTGGACGTACGCGACCCGCGACGACCTGTCCCGCCACGACCAGCCGGCATACGTGCTGGAGGCACTCATCGACTCCGTCCGCTGCACCGCCGAGGCGGACGTGAGCTGCGTGGTCAAGCAGTCCGGAGAGGCCGAGTGGGCGGTTTCGCTGCGCAGCAAGGGCGCGGTGGACGTGAGCCGGGTGGCCGTGGGGCTCGGCGGAGGTGGGCACCGGTTCGCGGCCGGCTTCACCGGTCACGGCCCGATCGACGGGGTGGTCGCCGGTATCCGCGCCGCCCTCCCCGCCGCCGTGCTGACCGCCCGCCCCTGA
- the rbfA gene encoding 30S ribosome-binding factor RbfA → MSDPAKVRRHAERVRELVASVVRSQIKDPRLGMITITDARITADLRDATVFYTVLGDAAAQASTAAALESAKGMLRSTVGKALGLRHSPTLTFVLDDVQNQVKHIDDLLTAARSADAEVQRLAAKAAYAGDAQPYRVDEETDEEDSAEDASSTDDGPRGGDRR, encoded by the coding sequence ATGTCGGATCCGGCCAAGGTACGCCGGCACGCGGAGCGCGTCCGTGAACTCGTCGCGTCGGTGGTGCGGAGCCAGATCAAGGACCCCCGGCTCGGCATGATCACGATCACCGACGCTCGGATCACCGCCGACCTGCGCGACGCCACCGTCTTCTACACGGTGCTCGGTGACGCGGCGGCCCAGGCGAGCACCGCCGCCGCGCTGGAGAGCGCCAAGGGCATGCTGCGCAGCACGGTCGGCAAGGCCCTCGGGCTGCGGCACTCGCCGACGCTCACCTTCGTCCTCGACGACGTGCAGAACCAGGTCAAGCACATCGACGACCTGCTCACCGCAGCCCGGTCGGCCGACGCCGAGGTGCAGCGGCTGGCCGCCAAGGCCGCGTACGCGGGCGACGCCCAGCCCTACCGGGTGGACGAGGAGACCGACGAGGAGGACTCGGCCGAGGACGCGTCGTCGACCGACGACGGGCCGCGTGGCGGCGACCGTCGGTGA
- a CDS encoding DUF503 domain-containing protein, translating to MYTGTALFDLLLPGDSRSLKAKRSFVRPIVAALRKFEVSAAEVGALDLHGRAEIGVAVVAAEPAHVREVLDSCERMVAARPETELLSVRRRLHGADD from the coding sequence GTGTATACCGGAACCGCGTTGTTCGACCTGTTGCTCCCGGGCGACTCCCGCTCTCTGAAGGCCAAGCGGTCCTTCGTCCGGCCGATCGTCGCCGCGCTGCGCAAGTTCGAGGTGTCGGCCGCCGAGGTCGGCGCGCTCGACCTGCACGGCCGGGCCGAGATCGGGGTGGCCGTGGTGGCCGCCGAACCGGCCCACGTCCGTGAGGTGCTCGACTCCTGCGAGCGGATGGTCGCCGCCCGCCCGGAGACCGAACTGCTGTCGGTGCGCCGCCGCCTGCACGGCGCGGACGACTGA
- a CDS encoding SAM-dependent methyltransferase — MIGYALLLAPSANRVYADAAVRLARAELTVFAGSGVLGVTPADAEVTRIGGVDYLTFTAPQPGLGTRDLAHLANLSAAYALFERVGDDLLRPVPLHPLAHYDSDLITIPKYAGKTNEQFTRLLLNVTLLASAAAPRMLDGGLVVLDPLCGRGTTLNQALMYGHDGIGVERDSQDVEAYAAFLRTWLRRKRLKHTAETTSVRRDRKLVARRFEAVLSPSKEAHRAGATQRVVVLNADTTRAREVLRPRCADVIVTDAPYGVAHGSRTGAGLSRSPLELLAAAVPVWRELLRPGGALGLSWNTHGAPRAAAEAVLAAAGLRVVDGPGWRDLAHRVDQAVERDVLVAVAP, encoded by the coding sequence GTGATCGGGTACGCACTGCTCCTCGCCCCCTCCGCCAACCGTGTCTACGCCGACGCGGCCGTCCGGCTGGCCCGCGCCGAACTGACCGTGTTCGCCGGCTCGGGCGTGCTCGGCGTGACGCCGGCCGACGCCGAGGTCACCCGGATCGGCGGGGTGGACTACCTGACGTTCACCGCGCCCCAGCCCGGCCTCGGCACCCGGGACCTGGCCCACCTGGCGAACCTGTCGGCGGCGTACGCGCTCTTCGAGCGGGTCGGCGACGATCTGCTCCGGCCGGTGCCGCTGCACCCGCTGGCCCACTACGACTCGGACCTGATCACCATCCCCAAGTACGCCGGGAAGACCAACGAGCAGTTCACCCGGCTGCTGCTCAACGTCACGCTGCTCGCCTCGGCCGCCGCGCCCCGGATGCTCGACGGCGGGCTCGTGGTGCTGGACCCGCTCTGCGGCCGGGGCACCACGCTCAACCAGGCGCTCATGTACGGCCACGACGGCATCGGCGTCGAACGGGACAGCCAGGACGTGGAGGCGTACGCGGCGTTCCTGCGCACCTGGCTGCGGCGCAAGCGGCTCAAGCACACCGCGGAGACCACCTCGGTACGCCGGGACCGCAAGCTGGTCGCCCGACGTTTCGAGGCGGTGCTCTCGCCGTCCAAGGAGGCACACCGGGCCGGCGCCACCCAGCGGGTCGTCGTGCTGAACGCCGACACGACGCGAGCCCGTGAGGTGCTCCGACCCCGCTGCGCCGACGTCATCGTGACCGACGCCCCGTACGGGGTGGCACACGGCAGCCGTACCGGAGCGGGGTTGTCCCGCAGCCCGTTGGAGCTGCTCGCCGCCGCCGTACCGGTGTGGCGGGAGCTGCTGCGCCCCGGCGGCGCCCTGGGGCTGTCCTGGAACACGCACGGGGCGCCGCGCGCGGCGGCCGAGGCGGTGCTGGCCGCCGCCGGCCTGCGGGTGGTCGACGGACCCGGCTGGCGGGATCTCGCCCACCGGGTCGACCAGGCCGTCGAGCGGGACGTGCTGGTCGCGGTCGCGCCATAA
- the infB gene encoding translation initiation factor IF-2, whose product MAGKARVHELAKELGVESKTVLAKLKEMGEFVKSASSTVEAPVARRLRNAFVASAGSPAPAAPPAAAPSGPAPTPTPTPTPGAPRVSARPMPPRRPAAPTPGPKPKGPVPGPPQAATPVAKPASAHDIEVAAAEARAAALKAEQEAAVKAAQAARQQQRETPRREPPAEGGPRPGPRPGPNTMPARPGSPAARPGGPGQGPGARPGGRPPARGAGNNPFGIQGGQQQRPPAAGGGGSRPSPAGMPPRPSPASMPPRPSPASMPSQRPTTGRPGGPGGGRGGPGGGAGRPGGGGGGYRGGPGGGGGGGYRGGPGGGGGGYRGGPGGGAGGGGGAPGGGFRPGGGGGRPGGGGRGRGGGAAGAFGRPGGRPTRGRKSKKQRRQEFDNLSAPTMSSGAPRGQGQVVRLSRGASLSDFADKINANPGSLVQEMFNLGEMVTATQSCSDETLLLLGEHLGFDVQIVSPEDEDRELLAQFNIDLDAEVAADRLVSRAPVVTVMGHVDHGKTKLLDAIRKANVVAGEAGGITQHIGAYQVHVPHEGEDRAVTFIDTPGHEAFTAMRARGAQVTDIVILVVAADDGVMPQTIEALNHAKAADVPIVVAVNKVDKPDANPDKVRQQLTEYGLVAEEYGGDTMFVNVAAKPGIGIDELLEAVLLTADASLELTAPVDGPAQGVAIEAHLDKGRGAVATVLVQKGTLRAGDSIVAGGAHGRVRAMLDENGKPVDEAGPARPVMVLGLTTVPGAGDTFLAAEDDRTVRQIAEQRQARRRAASFANSRGRATLETLMEQLKEGEKTSLNLVLKGDGSGSVEALEDALFNLDIPEEVQLRIIHRGVGAITESDVMLASASNEAVTIIGFNVRAANKVREIADREGVEIRYYTVIYQAIEEIDAALKGLLKPEYEEVELGTAEIRDVFRSSKIGNISGCIVRSGLIRRNAKARLLRDGAVVADNLTISSLKRFKDDATEVREGFECGLTLGGYNNVQVGDIIETFEMREKPRA is encoded by the coding sequence GTGGCAGGAAAGGCCCGCGTACACGAGCTTGCCAAGGAGCTCGGGGTCGAAAGCAAGACCGTTCTCGCCAAGCTCAAGGAGATGGGCGAGTTCGTGAAGTCCGCCTCCAGCACCGTCGAGGCGCCCGTCGCCCGACGCTTGCGGAACGCGTTCGTGGCGTCCGCCGGTTCGCCGGCGCCCGCCGCCCCGCCGGCAGCCGCGCCCAGCGGCCCGGCACCGACCCCGACGCCCACCCCGACCCCGGGCGCCCCCCGGGTCTCGGCCCGACCGATGCCGCCCCGGCGTCCGGCCGCGCCGACCCCTGGACCGAAGCCCAAGGGCCCGGTCCCCGGCCCGCCGCAGGCGGCGACCCCGGTCGCCAAGCCGGCGAGCGCGCACGACATCGAAGTGGCGGCCGCGGAAGCGCGTGCCGCCGCGCTCAAGGCTGAGCAGGAGGCCGCGGTCAAGGCCGCCCAGGCCGCCCGCCAACAGCAGCGCGAGACCCCGCGCCGGGAGCCTCCGGCCGAGGGCGGTCCCCGCCCCGGCCCGCGTCCCGGCCCGAACACCATGCCGGCGCGTCCGGGCTCCCCGGCCGCCCGTCCGGGTGGCCCGGGTCAGGGCCCTGGCGCCCGTCCCGGCGGTCGTCCGCCGGCGCGCGGTGCCGGCAACAACCCGTTCGGCATCCAGGGCGGCCAGCAGCAGCGGCCCCCGGCCGCCGGTGGGGGCGGTTCCCGTCCCAGCCCGGCCGGCATGCCGCCGCGGCCCAGCCCGGCGTCCATGCCGCCGCGGCCGAGCCCGGCGTCGATGCCGAGTCAGCGTCCGACCACGGGTCGCCCCGGCGGTCCCGGTGGCGGTCGTGGCGGTCCCGGTGGCGGCGCGGGTCGTCCCGGTGGTGGCGGCGGCGGTTACCGCGGCGGTCCCGGTGGTGGCGGTGGCGGCGGTTACCGCGGCGGTCCCGGTGGCGGTGGCGGCGGTTACCGGGGTGGTCCCGGTGGCGGCGCCGGCGGTGGCGGTGGCGCTCCCGGCGGTGGTTTCCGTCCGGGTGGCGGCGGTGGACGTCCCGGCGGCGGCGGTCGTGGCCGTGGCGGCGGCGCCGCGGGTGCCTTCGGGCGTCCGGGTGGTCGGCCGACCCGCGGTCGCAAGTCCAAGAAGCAGCGCAGACAGGAGTTCGACAACCTGTCGGCCCCGACCATGTCCTCGGGTGCTCCCCGCGGTCAGGGTCAGGTCGTCCGGCTGTCCCGTGGCGCCTCGCTGTCGGACTTCGCCGACAAGATCAACGCCAACCCGGGTTCGCTGGTCCAGGAGATGTTCAACCTGGGCGAGATGGTGACGGCGACCCAGTCCTGCTCCGACGAGACCCTGCTGCTGCTCGGTGAGCACCTCGGCTTCGACGTGCAGATCGTCAGCCCGGAGGACGAGGACCGCGAGCTGCTCGCGCAGTTCAACATCGACCTCGACGCCGAGGTCGCGGCGGACCGCCTGGTCAGCCGTGCGCCGGTGGTGACCGTCATGGGTCACGTCGACCACGGTAAGACCAAGCTGCTCGACGCGATCCGCAAGGCGAACGTCGTGGCCGGCGAGGCGGGTGGCATCACCCAGCACATCGGCGCCTACCAGGTCCACGTCCCGCACGAGGGCGAGGACCGCGCGGTGACCTTCATCGACACCCCGGGTCACGAGGCGTTCACCGCCATGCGTGCCCGTGGTGCCCAGGTGACGGACATCGTGATCCTGGTGGTGGCGGCCGACGACGGCGTGATGCCGCAGACCATCGAGGCGCTCAACCACGCCAAGGCGGCGGACGTGCCGATCGTGGTCGCGGTCAACAAGGTCGACAAGCCGGACGCGAACCCCGACAAGGTCCGTCAGCAGCTGACCGAGTACGGCCTGGTCGCCGAGGAGTACGGCGGCGACACCATGTTCGTCAACGTGGCCGCGAAGCCGGGCATCGGCATCGACGAGCTGCTGGAGGCGGTCCTGCTGACCGCCGACGCGTCGCTGGAGCTGACCGCTCCGGTCGACGGGCCGGCGCAGGGTGTGGCCATCGAGGCGCACCTGGACAAGGGCCGTGGTGCGGTGGCGACCGTGCTGGTGCAGAAGGGCACGCTCCGGGCGGGTGACTCCATCGTCGCCGGTGGGGCGCACGGCCGGGTCCGGGCCATGCTGGACGAGAACGGCAAGCCGGTCGACGAGGCCGGGCCGGCGCGTCCGGTCATGGTGCTGGGTCTCACCACGGTGCCGGGTGCGGGTGACACGTTCCTGGCCGCCGAGGACGACCGCACCGTGCGGCAGATCGCCGAGCAGCGGCAGGCACGGCGGCGGGCGGCGTCGTTCGCCAACTCCCGTGGCCGGGCCACCCTCGAGACGCTCATGGAGCAGCTCAAGGAGGGCGAGAAGACCTCGCTCAACCTGGTGCTCAAGGGCGACGGCTCCGGTTCCGTGGAGGCGCTCGAGGACGCGCTGTTCAACCTCGACATCCCCGAGGAGGTCCAGCTCCGGATCATCCACCGGGGCGTGGGTGCGATCACCGAGAGCGACGTCATGCTCGCGAGCGCCTCGAACGAGGCGGTCACGATCATCGGCTTCAACGTGCGGGCCGCCAACAAGGTCCGCGAGATCGCCGACCGCGAGGGCGTGGAGATCCGGTACTACACGGTCATCTACCAGGCCATCGAGGAGATCGACGCCGCGCTCAAGGGTCTGCTCAAGCCGGAGTACGAGGAGGTCGAGCTGGGCACCGCGGAGATCCGCGACGTCTTCCGCTCGTCCAAGATCGGCAACATCTCCGGCTGTATCGTCCGGTCCGGCCTCATCCGCCGCAACGCCAAGGCGCGGCTGCTGCGGGACGGCGCGGTCGTGGCGGACAACCTCACGATCAGCTCCCTGAAGCGGTTCAAGGACGACGCGACCGAGGTTCGCGAGGGCTTCGAGTGTGGTCTGACGCTGGGCGGTTACAACAACGTCCAGGTCGGCGACATCATCGAGACCTTCGAGATGCGGGAGAAGCCGCGCGCCTGA
- a CDS encoding YlxR family protein → MARRALPERTCVGCRKRAPASELLRVVAIGDGAGQTSLRPDPARRLPGRGANMHPNPACFAQAVRRRAFGRALRVAGVPDHGTLAEHVDAQPPTTGQPDRSRVASKVGRPT, encoded by the coding sequence GTGGCACGACGCGCGCTGCCGGAGCGCACCTGTGTGGGCTGCCGGAAACGAGCGCCGGCCAGCGAGTTGTTGCGGGTCGTCGCGATCGGTGACGGGGCTGGTCAGACCAGTCTCCGGCCCGATCCGGCCCGCAGACTGCCGGGTCGGGGAGCGAACATGCACCCCAATCCGGCCTGCTTCGCGCAGGCGGTGCGGCGCCGCGCCTTCGGGCGGGCACTGCGCGTCGCCGGGGTCCCCGACCACGGCACGCTTGCCGAGCACGTCGACGCGCAACCCCCGACGACCGGTCAACCCGACCGGTCGAGGGTCGCTAGCAAGGTAGGACGACCGACATGA
- the nusA gene encoding transcription termination factor NusA: protein MNIDLAALRALEREREIPFDTILAAIETALLTAYRHTDGAEPHARVEIDRKSGAASVYAQELADDGTVTREWDDTPHDFGRIAAMTAKQVILQRLREATDEVHFGEYVGRDGDLVTGVVQAHETRREKGIVSVDLGKLEGVLPQSEQVPGERYEHGERIRCVVVHVAKGMRGPQITLSRSHPALVKKLFALEVPEIADGTVEIGAIAREAGHRTKIAVRSTASGVNAKGACIGPMGQRVRAVMSELHGEKIDIIDWSDDPATFVGNALSPAKALRVEVVDLASRAARVTVPDFQLSLAIGREGQNARLAARLTGWRIDIRSDAEQSTAGGRGGADQVPEPGGAISSS from the coding sequence GTGAACATCGACCTCGCGGCGCTGCGCGCCCTGGAGCGCGAGCGGGAGATCCCGTTCGACACGATCCTCGCGGCGATCGAGACCGCGCTGCTGACCGCCTACCGGCACACCGACGGCGCCGAGCCGCACGCCCGGGTGGAGATCGACCGCAAGAGCGGCGCCGCCTCGGTCTACGCCCAGGAGTTGGCCGACGACGGCACGGTGACCCGGGAGTGGGACGACACCCCGCACGACTTCGGCCGGATCGCCGCGATGACCGCCAAGCAGGTGATCCTCCAGCGACTGCGGGAGGCCACCGACGAGGTGCACTTCGGCGAGTACGTCGGCCGGGACGGCGATCTGGTCACCGGCGTGGTGCAGGCCCACGAGACGCGGCGCGAGAAGGGCATCGTCAGCGTCGACCTGGGCAAGCTGGAAGGCGTCCTGCCGCAGTCCGAGCAGGTCCCCGGCGAGCGCTACGAGCACGGCGAGCGGATCCGCTGCGTGGTCGTGCACGTGGCCAAGGGCATGCGCGGCCCGCAGATCACGCTGTCCCGGTCGCACCCCGCGCTGGTGAAGAAGCTCTTCGCGCTGGAGGTGCCGGAGATCGCCGACGGCACGGTCGAGATCGGCGCCATCGCGCGTGAGGCGGGTCACCGCACCAAGATCGCCGTACGATCCACCGCCTCGGGCGTCAACGCCAAGGGCGCCTGCATCGGACCGATGGGCCAGCGGGTGCGCGCGGTGATGAGCGAGCTGCACGGCGAGAAGATCGACATCATCGACTGGTCCGACGACCCGGCCACCTTCGTCGGCAACGCGCTGTCGCCGGCCAAGGCGCTGCGGGTCGAGGTGGTCGACCTGGCCAGCCGTGCCGCCCGGGTCACCGTCCCGGATTTCCAGCTCTCGCTCGCGATCGGCCGGGAGGGGCAGAACGCCCGCCTCGCGGCCCGGCTGACCGGTTGGCGGATCGACATCCGCTCCGACGCGGAGCAGTCCACGGCCGGTGGGCGGGGCGGAGCTGATCAGGTGCCGGAGCCGGGCGGCGCGATCTCGAGCAGCTAG
- the rimP gene encoding ribosome maturation factor RimP encodes MTQRGRATRPSGPAGRPRRSDGPRGAPRGDLAARRTRLREVIEPVVSAAGYDLEDLSVSRAGRRHVVRVIVGADGGISLDAVADVSRAVSAALDAAEEAGGDIVAGEYQLEVSSPGVDRPLTLPRHWRRNVGRLVKVTVRGDAGDRQLTGRITAADDERVTLETDAGPAAHPYPELGPGRVQVEFNRLDELADEDLGDDTDIDDDEDLEDEER; translated from the coding sequence ATGACGCAGCGTGGCCGTGCCACCCGGCCGTCGGGGCCCGCCGGGCGGCCCCGCCGGTCCGACGGCCCCCGCGGCGCACCCCGCGGCGATCTCGCCGCCCGCCGGACCCGACTGCGCGAGGTGATCGAGCCGGTGGTCAGCGCCGCCGGCTACGACCTGGAGGACCTCTCCGTCTCCCGCGCCGGCCGCCGGCACGTGGTCCGGGTGATCGTCGGCGCCGACGGCGGGATCAGCCTGGACGCGGTCGCGGACGTCTCCCGGGCGGTCTCCGCGGCGCTGGACGCCGCGGAGGAGGCCGGCGGTGACATCGTCGCCGGGGAATACCAGCTCGAGGTCAGCTCGCCCGGCGTGGACCGGCCGCTCACCCTGCCCCGGCACTGGCGGCGCAACGTCGGCCGGCTGGTCAAGGTCACCGTGCGTGGCGACGCCGGGGACCGGCAGCTCACCGGCCGGATCACGGCCGCCGACGACGAACGCGTGACGCTGGAGACCGACGCCGGCCCGGCCGCGCACCCCTACCCCGAACTCGGGCCCGGCCGGGTCCAGGTGGAGTTCAACCGCCTGGACGAACTGGCCGACGAGGATCTCGGTGACGACACCGACATCGACGACGACGAAGATCTGGAGGACGAGGAGAGGTGA
- a CDS encoding ferritin-like domain-containing protein, whose amino-acid sequence MPGRHSVSPTVDPTRALADALAAEYAAVWAYGVIGVHLADAARSAARSAESAHRSRRDALVLQLAEGAGQVPADRAGYALPYPVTDRATALRLAVEIEERTAGHWRAALPHTTGAGRNTALAALTDCALRATRWRRVARVTPVTVPFPGRPG is encoded by the coding sequence ATGCCCGGCCGGCACAGCGTGAGCCCGACGGTCGACCCCACCCGGGCCCTCGCCGACGCGCTCGCCGCCGAGTACGCGGCGGTCTGGGCGTACGGGGTGATCGGCGTCCACCTGGCCGACGCGGCCCGCTCGGCGGCCCGGTCCGCGGAGTCGGCCCACCGGTCCCGCCGCGACGCCCTGGTCCTCCAGCTCGCCGAGGGCGCCGGGCAGGTCCCGGCGGACCGGGCCGGTTACGCGCTGCCCTATCCGGTGACCGACCGGGCGACCGCGTTGCGGCTGGCCGTCGAGATCGAGGAGCGCACCGCCGGCCACTGGCGGGCCGCGCTGCCGCACACCACCGGGGCGGGCCGGAACACCGCACTCGCCGCGCTCACCGACTGCGCGCTGCGGGCCACCCGCTGGCGGCGCGTGGCCCGGGTGACCCCGGTCACGGTTCCGTTCCCCGGTCGACCGGGCTGA
- a CDS encoding PadR family transcriptional regulator, with amino-acid sequence MSIRHGLLALLERGQMYGYQLRAAFEESTGSTWPLNIGQVYTTLARLERDGLVRPLPENESGQRPYEITDAGRADLALWFATPISRADRPRDELSIKLALALTTPGVDVRSVVQTQRGATMRALQEFTRLKYASDKPEDLPWRLVLDAMIFQAEAEVRWLDHCETSLVRHRATPGRPPTAHPEAVERAGDEARR; translated from the coding sequence ATGTCCATCCGCCACGGCCTGCTCGCCCTGCTCGAACGCGGCCAGATGTACGGCTACCAGCTGCGCGCCGCGTTCGAGGAGTCGACCGGGTCGACCTGGCCGCTCAACATCGGGCAGGTGTACACCACGCTGGCCCGGCTGGAACGGGACGGCCTGGTCCGCCCGCTGCCGGAGAACGAGAGCGGGCAGCGGCCGTACGAGATCACCGACGCCGGGCGGGCGGACCTGGCGCTCTGGTTCGCCACCCCGATCAGCCGCGCCGACCGGCCCCGCGACGAGCTGTCGATCAAGCTGGCGCTGGCGTTGACCACGCCCGGCGTGGACGTCCGGTCGGTGGTGCAGACCCAGCGCGGCGCCACCATGCGCGCGTTGCAGGAGTTCACCCGCCTGAAGTACGCCAGCGACAAGCCGGAGGATCTGCCCTGGCGGCTGGTGCTGGACGCGATGATCTTCCAGGCCGAGGCCGAGGTGCGCTGGCTCGACCACTGCGAGACCAGCCTGGTCCGCCACCGGGCGACCCCGGGCCGGCCCCCCACCGCCCATCCGGAGGCGGTGGAACGGGCCGGTGACGAGGCCCGTCGGTGA
- a CDS encoding ABC transporter ATP-binding protein, translating to MSGVLELREVHRTHGAGEAAVHALRGVSLSVAAGELVAVMGPSGSGKSTLLALAGGLDRPTGGEVLVEGEALSGLPARELARLRRRRVGYVFQDLNLLGSLTAVENVALPLELDGTGVRAARRLALAALREVEVAGLADRFPDQMSGGQQQRVAIARALVGERRLVLADEPTGALDSQAGEAVLHLLRRRVDDGAAGVLVTHEARHAGWADRVVFLRDGVLVDSTAPLIGVEHLLSGSGR from the coding sequence ATGAGCGGAGTGCTGGAACTTCGCGAGGTGCACCGGACCCACGGCGCCGGCGAGGCCGCCGTGCACGCGCTGCGCGGCGTGAGCCTCAGCGTCGCCGCCGGCGAACTGGTGGCGGTGATGGGCCCCTCCGGCTCCGGCAAGTCGACGTTGCTGGCCCTGGCGGGCGGACTGGACCGGCCGACCGGCGGCGAGGTGCTGGTCGAGGGCGAGGCGCTCTCCGGGCTGCCGGCCCGCGAGCTGGCCCGGCTGCGCCGCCGCCGGGTCGGGTACGTGTTCCAGGATCTGAACCTGCTCGGCAGCCTGACCGCGGTGGAGAACGTGGCGCTGCCGCTGGAGTTGGACGGCACCGGGGTGCGGGCGGCCCGCCGGCTCGCCCTGGCCGCGCTGCGCGAGGTGGAGGTCGCCGGCCTGGCCGACCGCTTCCCCGACCAGATGTCCGGCGGCCAGCAGCAGCGGGTGGCGATCGCCCGGGCGCTGGTCGGCGAACGCCGGCTGGTCCTCGCCGACGAGCCGACCGGCGCGCTCGACTCCCAGGCCGGCGAGGCGGTGCTGCACCTGCTGCGTCGCCGGGTCGACGACGGCGCCGCCGGGGTGCTGGTCACCCACGAGGCCCGGCACGCCGGCTGGGCGGACCGGGTGGTCTTCCTGCGCGACGGCGTGCTCGTCGACTCGACCGCCCCGCTCATCGGCGTCGAGCACCTGCTCAGCGGCAGCGGCCGGTGA